A genomic segment from Bacillus cereus G9842 encodes:
- a CDS encoding MarR family winged helix-turn-helix transcriptional regulator, with protein MKTEDRLGLLLWFRLSRFYNKSIRETNQHLKEWNVSAAQFDVLAQVGGHNRLTQQELGNKLFVTKGNITQLLNKMEQLEWIRREQEGTTKYISLTEKGKVLYEEIVPPQETFQAEQFQKLNVEEQHQLLQLLKKLQ; from the coding sequence ATGAAAACAGAAGATAGACTCGGATTACTATTATGGTTTCGTTTATCACGCTTTTATAATAAGAGTATTCGTGAGACGAATCAGCATTTGAAAGAATGGAATGTATCTGCCGCTCAGTTTGATGTACTAGCTCAAGTTGGAGGGCATAATCGTCTAACGCAGCAAGAGCTTGGAAATAAGCTATTTGTTACGAAGGGAAATATCACGCAGCTTTTAAATAAAATGGAGCAGCTAGAGTGGATTCGTCGTGAACAAGAAGGTACTACAAAATATATTTCGTTAACAGAAAAGGGAAAAGTTTTATATGAAGAAATCGTCCCGCCTCAAGAAACATTCCAAGCGGAGCAGTTTCAAAAATTAAATGTAGAAGAACAACATCAATTATTACAA
- a CDS encoding DUF3920 family protein, protein MELQFQNVYQQVENWYVLDSELHWDVKKLREDLFSLIEACKTPVIFCDTCDANDVLLSLGEEEEEFLFPVGGFYHKERQLIFVCMWEEYEQVLKTLLHEFRHAMQHKREVLYVGSEVYEDRWIEKDARKFAERKLDEYKNRKLM, encoded by the coding sequence ATGGAACTCCAGTTTCAAAATGTATATCAACAGGTAGAGAATTGGTATGTGTTGGATTCGGAGCTTCATTGGGATGTCAAAAAGCTGAGAGAGGATTTGTTCTCTCTTATTGAAGCATGTAAAACGCCCGTTATTTTTTGTGATACGTGTGATGCAAACGATGTGCTTCTATCATTAGGGGAAGAGGAAGAAGAATTCCTATTCCCAGTAGGTGGTTTTTATCATAAAGAAAGACAATTAATTTTTGTTTGTATGTGGGAAGAGTATGAGCAGGTGCTCAAAACACTACTGCATGAGTTTCGTCATGCGATGCAGCATAAGAGAGAAGTATTGTATGTTGGAAGTGAAGTGTACGAAGATAGATGGATTGAAAAAGATGCGAGGAAGTTCGCGGAGAGGAAATTGGATGAATATAAGAATAGAAAGTTAATGTAA
- a CDS encoding DedA family protein produces the protein MLGELIHSVLVFLEGLGYWGIMLGLMLEVIPSEIVLSYAGYLVSTGSITFWGAVAFGTIGGVIAQLFIYWIGRYGGRPVLERYGKYILIQKKHIDYAEDWFNRYGTGVIFTARFIPVVRHAISIPAGIAKMSHAKFITLTTLAVIPWSIVFVYLGFKLGTEWESINKVAGPYVKYFALAAIVCAIGYFVLKKVMKKK, from the coding sequence ATGTTAGGAGAGTTGATTCATTCGGTTTTAGTTTTTTTAGAAGGACTTGGTTATTGGGGAATTATGCTTGGATTAATGCTAGAGGTTATTCCAAGTGAAATCGTATTGTCTTATGCAGGTTATTTAGTATCAACAGGAAGCATTACATTTTGGGGCGCTGTCGCGTTTGGTACAATTGGTGGTGTAATTGCACAACTATTCATTTATTGGATCGGTCGATACGGAGGAAGACCTGTTCTTGAGCGATATGGAAAATATATTTTAATTCAGAAGAAACATATTGATTATGCTGAAGATTGGTTTAATCGTTACGGAACTGGCGTTATCTTTACCGCACGTTTTATTCCGGTTGTGCGTCATGCTATTTCGATACCGGCGGGTATTGCGAAAATGTCACATGCTAAGTTTATTACGCTAACTACATTAGCTGTTATTCCGTGGTCAATTGTGTTTGTATATTTAGGGTTTAAATTAGGAACAGAGTGGGAAAGCATTAATAAAGTTGCGGGGCCATATGTGAAATACTTTGCACTTGCTGCTATTGTTTGTGCAATTGGTTATTTTGTATTAAAAAAAGTGATGAAAAAAAAGTGA
- a CDS encoding cation:proton antiporter: MDTLIFEVGTALVLVAIAAVIAGKFKFSVIPFLIVLGMLVGPHAPTIGVIDLKFIESASVISFLGRIGVLFLLFYLGLEFSMKKLIKSGRSIAIGGTIYILINFSLGLLYGFIMGFPLLEILIIAGIITISSSAIVAKVLVDLRRTGNNETELILGIIMFEDIFLAVYLSVVSGLVLGDHASFLGALTSIGIALGYMLLFFIVARKATPLLNKLLNISSDEIFIIVVFASLFFIAGFSETIHVAEAIGALLLGLVFSETEHSDRIEHLVVPFRDFFGAIFFFSFGLSIDPFSLGGAIWLTLGAVLLTIIGNFVAGMIAGRQAGLSHKASTNIGLTIVSRGEFSIIMANIGIAGGLMSVLKPFSALYVLILSILGPLLTKESKNVYKFLNKIFKWDTKTN; the protein is encoded by the coding sequence ATGGATACGTTAATTTTTGAAGTTGGTACAGCTTTAGTTTTAGTGGCAATTGCAGCGGTAATTGCTGGAAAATTTAAATTCTCAGTAATTCCTTTTCTAATTGTTCTCGGAATGTTAGTAGGACCGCATGCACCGACAATAGGTGTTATCGATCTCAAATTTATTGAAAGTGCAAGTGTAATTTCCTTCCTTGGACGGATTGGGGTTCTATTCCTTCTATTCTATCTAGGATTAGAATTTTCAATGAAAAAACTAATTAAATCTGGACGCTCTATTGCGATTGGCGGAACGATTTATATTTTAATTAACTTTTCACTTGGTTTGTTATACGGATTTATAATGGGATTCCCATTACTAGAAATCTTAATTATTGCGGGTATTATTACGATTTCTTCTAGCGCTATCGTTGCTAAAGTGTTAGTGGACTTAAGAAGAACTGGTAATAATGAAACCGAATTAATTTTAGGAATTATTATGTTTGAAGATATATTCCTTGCTGTATATTTATCAGTTGTTTCTGGTTTAGTACTAGGGGATCACGCTTCCTTCTTAGGCGCCCTTACTTCAATTGGAATTGCTTTAGGATATATGCTTCTATTCTTTATAGTAGCTAGAAAGGCTACGCCGTTATTAAATAAATTGCTCAATATTAGCTCAGATGAAATCTTTATTATTGTAGTATTTGCTTCGTTATTCTTCATTGCTGGTTTTTCAGAAACAATTCACGTTGCAGAAGCGATTGGGGCACTTCTTCTAGGATTAGTTTTCTCTGAGACAGAGCATAGTGATCGAATTGAACATCTTGTTGTTCCATTTAGAGACTTTTTCGGAGCTATTTTCTTCTTCAGCTTCGGGTTAAGTATTGATCCGTTCTCATTAGGAGGAGCGATATGGTTAACGTTAGGTGCTGTCCTTCTTACAATAATCGGCAACTTTGTAGCAGGAATGATTGCAGGAAGACAAGCAGGGTTATCTCATAAAGCATCAACAAATATCGGATTAACAATCGTTTCACGAGGAGAGTTCTCCATCATTATGGCTAATATCGGTATCGCCGGTGGTTTAATGTCAGTACTGAAACCCTTCTCAGCACTATACGTGCTTATACTATCCATTTTAGGCCCACTTCTGACAAAGGAGTCGAAGAATGTATATAAATTCTTAAATAAAATCTTTAAGTGGGATACGAAGACTAACTAA
- a CDS encoding cation:proton antiporter regulatory subunit, producing MNIRESELPGIGYKFQIVTKGNEKMVIVIHDDGRREMYHFDSDHEESISSISLRDSEARQIAAILGGMVYKPRALENVEMVFEGLAIEWFKVENTAPAIGKTIGDLEIRKTYSVTIIAVMKKNMKKLFNPGPETVIEEGDMLVVSGEREEIKKIINELLSNRGD from the coding sequence ATGAATATTAGAGAAAGTGAACTTCCGGGTATTGGTTATAAGTTTCAAATCGTTACGAAAGGTAACGAAAAGATGGTAATTGTCATTCATGATGATGGGCGTAGAGAAATGTATCATTTTGATTCAGACCATGAAGAAAGCATCTCAAGTATTTCACTACGTGACTCAGAGGCAAGGCAAATCGCAGCAATATTAGGTGGAATGGTATATAAGCCTAGGGCGTTAGAAAATGTTGAGATGGTTTTTGAAGGTTTAGCGATTGAGTGGTTCAAAGTGGAGAATACAGCTCCAGCAATCGGAAAAACAATTGGCGATCTTGAAATAAGAAAAACATATAGCGTAACGATAATCGCAGTTATGAAGAAGAACATGAAGAAGCTATTTAATCCAGGGCCAGAAACAGTAATTGAAGAAGGAGATATGCTTGTAGTTTCAGGTGAGAGAGAAGAAATTAAAAAAATCATTAATGAATTACTTTCAAATAGGGGGGACTGA
- a CDS encoding alanine/glycine:cation symporter family protein, translating into MVDIFSRFLEVTNNILWSYILIAMLIGFGLYFSFKLKFVQITHFSEMVSLISKGFNRKEKKKDSISPFQAFCLSAAARIGIGNLAGVALAISMGGPGAIFWMWFIAIIGAATSFVECTLAQIYKVKDGSRFRGGPAYYMEKGLNKRWMGVWFSLLITVAYGLIFNSVQANTVTIAFENAFGLERTIVGALLALLVAVIIFGGIKSISRITEMIVPPMAIVYIGVAIFVVINNFNMLPSIFMEIFNGAFGLDQAIAGGIGAAIKFGIQRGLFATEAGMGSSPNAAATSDVSHPVKQGLVQALGVFVDTFLVCTSTAFIVLCSGLYKGSNLEGIELTQNALSSQIGPWASTFLAIIIFLFAFSSLLGNYYYGETNIAFIKESKTWLMIYRVAVVGMVFFGSIAALKTVWSLADLFMGLMVFTNLIAISFLSKFAYAALVDYLKQKKQGKDPVFVASSIPGLQNTECWDGQDVEEKQKVV; encoded by the coding sequence ATGGTTGATATCTTTAGCAGATTCCTTGAGGTAACGAATAATATTTTATGGTCATATATTCTTATTGCAATGCTAATCGGCTTCGGTCTTTACTTCTCTTTTAAATTAAAATTTGTCCAAATTACTCATTTCAGTGAGATGGTCAGCTTAATTAGTAAAGGGTTTAATCGAAAAGAAAAAAAGAAAGATAGCATCTCTCCATTCCAAGCATTTTGCTTAAGTGCAGCAGCACGTATCGGTATCGGGAACTTAGCCGGTGTAGCACTAGCAATTTCAATGGGTGGACCTGGCGCAATATTTTGGATGTGGTTTATCGCAATTATCGGAGCAGCTACTAGTTTCGTAGAATGTACGCTCGCTCAAATTTATAAAGTAAAAGATGGTAGCAGGTTCCGTGGTGGGCCGGCATATTACATGGAAAAAGGATTAAACAAACGCTGGATGGGTGTTTGGTTCTCACTTCTTATTACAGTTGCGTACGGATTAATTTTCAATTCAGTACAAGCGAATACAGTAACAATAGCGTTTGAAAATGCTTTTGGACTAGAGCGAACAATCGTAGGAGCTCTATTAGCCTTATTAGTTGCAGTCATTATTTTTGGTGGTATTAAGAGCATTTCACGTATTACAGAAATGATTGTTCCGCCAATGGCAATCGTTTATATCGGCGTGGCTATTTTTGTCGTTATTAACAACTTCAATATGTTACCAAGCATTTTCATGGAAATCTTTAACGGTGCATTCGGTTTAGACCAAGCCATCGCTGGTGGTATTGGAGCAGCAATCAAGTTCGGAATTCAGCGCGGTTTATTCGCGACAGAAGCAGGTATGGGTAGCTCTCCTAACGCAGCAGCAACATCAGATGTATCTCACCCTGTAAAACAAGGACTTGTTCAAGCATTAGGTGTTTTCGTAGATACATTCTTAGTATGTACATCAACAGCATTTATCGTATTATGTTCTGGACTTTACAAAGGATCAAATTTAGAAGGTATCGAATTAACACAAAACGCTTTAAGTTCACAAATCGGACCGTGGGCAAGCACTTTCTTAGCGATTATTATTTTCCTATTCGCTTTCAGTTCTCTACTAGGAAACTACTATTATGGTGAAACAAATATTGCATTCATTAAAGAAAGCAAAACATGGTTAATGATTTATCGTGTTGCAGTTGTCGGAATGGTATTCTTCGGATCAATCGCTGCTCTTAAAACAGTTTGGAGTTTAGCTGATTTATTCATGGGACTAATGGTATTCACAAACTTAATTGCCATCTCATTCCTTAGCAAATTTGCTTACGCTGCATTAGTAGACTATTTGAAGCAAAAGAAACAAGGAAAAGATCCAGTTTTCGTTGCAAGCTCTATCCCTGGTTTACAGAATACAGAGTGCTGGGATGGACAGGATGTAGAAGAAAAACAGAAGGTTGTGTAA
- a CDS encoding Dps family protein, giving the protein MNKQVIEVLNKQVADWSVLFTKLHNFHWYVKGPQFFTLHEKFEELYTESATHIDEIAERILAIGGKPVATMKEYLELSSIQEAAYGETAEGMVEAIMKDYEMMLVELKKGMEIAQDSDDEMTSDLLLGIYTELEKHAWMLRAFLNQ; this is encoded by the coding sequence ATGAACAAACAAGTAATCGAGGTATTAAACAAACAAGTAGCAGACTGGAGCGTTTTATTCACAAAACTTCACAACTTCCATTGGTATGTAAAAGGGCCTCAATTCTTCACATTACACGAGAAATTCGAAGAACTTTACACAGAATCAGCTACTCACATCGATGAAATTGCAGAACGCATTTTAGCAATTGGCGGCAAACCAGTAGCAACAATGAAAGAATACTTAGAACTATCTTCTATTCAAGAAGCAGCATACGGAGAAACTGCAGAAGGGATGGTCGAAGCAATTATGAAAGACTACGAAATGATGCTAGTCGAACTGAAAAAAGGCATGGAAATCGCTCAAGATTCTGACGACGAAATGACATCTGACCTACTACTAGGCATCTACACAGAACTAGAAAAACACGCTTGGATGCTACGCGCGTTCTTGAATCAATAA
- a CDS encoding TIGR00730 family Rossman fold protein — protein MFAGSNLGERPEFKEQAIALGKMFVENDYELVYGGSCVGLMGEVANEVLRLGGRVTGVMPRGLFRGEIVHTGLTELIEVETMHERKAKMAELADAFIALPGGYGTFEELFEVVCWSQIGIHNKPVGLLNIKGFYGPILQMVARSAEEGFMNPSNKELIVSAETADKLIHAIQNYERPVLGTKWKQLS, from the coding sequence GTGTTTGCAGGTTCTAATTTAGGGGAGAGACCAGAATTTAAAGAGCAGGCAATAGCGTTAGGAAAAATGTTTGTTGAGAACGATTATGAGCTTGTATACGGTGGTTCTTGCGTTGGATTAATGGGAGAAGTGGCAAACGAAGTTCTTCGCTTAGGCGGACGTGTAACAGGTGTTATGCCACGCGGTCTATTCCGAGGAGAAATTGTTCATACAGGGCTAACAGAATTAATTGAAGTAGAGACGATGCATGAACGTAAAGCGAAAATGGCAGAGCTTGCGGATGCTTTTATTGCATTACCAGGCGGATACGGAACGTTTGAAGAGCTATTTGAAGTTGTATGTTGGTCACAAATTGGTATACATAATAAGCCGGTTGGTTTATTGAACATAAAAGGCTTTTACGGACCAATTTTACAAATGGTTGCACGTTCAGCTGAAGAAGGATTTATGAATCCATCAAATAAAGAATTGATCGTTTCAGCTGAGACGGCAGATAAACTAATTCATGCAATCCAAAATTATGAGCGTCCTGTTTTGGGAACGAAGTGGAAGCAACTATCATAG
- a CDS encoding MazG nucleotide pyrophosphohydrolase domain-containing protein, whose amino-acid sequence MDIVAFQRWVEEFYEKRSWSQYNSFIRLNFLTEEVGEVSRVVRAIEIGRDRPDEDAKTEEELKQELKEELGDVLSNLIILSQKYDLDLQDIMDAHVTKLSKRFEVSK is encoded by the coding sequence ATGGATATCGTCGCATTTCAAAGATGGGTGGAGGAATTTTACGAAAAACGAAGCTGGTCACAGTATAATTCCTTTATTCGCTTAAATTTCTTAACAGAGGAAGTTGGAGAAGTTTCACGCGTTGTTCGTGCAATCGAAATTGGCCGCGATCGCCCTGATGAAGATGCGAAAACAGAAGAAGAGCTAAAACAAGAACTAAAAGAAGAACTTGGCGATGTACTATCTAACCTTATTATTCTTTCGCAAAAATATGATTTAGACTTACAAGACATTATGGACGCACACGTCACAAAGCTTTCGAAAAGGTTCGAAGTATCTAAATGA
- a CDS encoding ferritin: MLSKKLHDALNEQMNFEFYSAHAYMAMAAYCTAESYDGFANFFLVQAEEERFHAMKLYNYINDRGERAIITGFDNPNNEYESVLNAFEVALEHEREVTKRIYNLSDIAWDEREHATITFLKWFVDEQVEEEASFDSIIQKLKRITSDSNALFMLDAELEKRTFTPPAE, translated from the coding sequence ATGTTATCAAAAAAATTGCACGACGCATTAAATGAACAAATGAACTTTGAATTTTACTCTGCCCATGCTTATATGGCAATGGCTGCTTACTGTACAGCTGAGAGCTATGATGGATTCGCTAACTTTTTCCTTGTACAAGCTGAAGAAGAACGTTTCCACGCAATGAAGCTTTACAACTATATTAATGACCGCGGAGAGCGCGCTATTATTACTGGATTTGATAATCCAAATAACGAATACGAATCTGTATTAAACGCTTTTGAAGTCGCACTTGAGCACGAGCGTGAAGTAACGAAACGTATTTACAACTTATCTGATATCGCTTGGGATGAGCGTGAACATGCAACAATTACATTCTTAAAATGGTTCGTTGACGAACAAGTAGAAGAAGAAGCTTCATTTGATAGCATCATCCAAAAACTAAAACGTATTACAAGTGATTCAAACGCACTATTTATGCTAGATGCTGAATTAGAGAAACGTACATTTACACCTCCAGCTGAGTAA
- a CDS encoding DUF418 domain-containing protein: MNQRVEAVDAIRGFALFGILLVNMTLIQFGFFTSEKPTYLFGNLDKGANWFIQFFGTHNFISLFSFLFGLSIILLQKSIIAKGKKFFPTYIRRIIILLLLGYIHGTFVWEGDILFAYGVIGIFLMMFINRKPKTLLIWAIILLALITLMSYQTDPSTNINDFAPYTEKEHKVHQTGGYMDHVNFRLTENPFDYMGIDGAFGLFFISVFAIIFMSPLFLLGMYVGKKGWLFEVNKHIPAVKKIWFATGLFSFTIKILAMFVKHPILIMLQDGLTPVTMTFFYGSTIILLFHYKKASRLLTYMANMGKMSVSNYLAQSIIATTIFYAYGFGLYGKIGYFFGILLTIGIYTIQLFVSTYWLQKYRMGPVEYVWRLGTYLEKPRFKRDLDKAS, translated from the coding sequence ATGAATCAACGTGTAGAAGCTGTCGATGCAATTCGTGGTTTCGCTTTGTTTGGCATTTTACTAGTCAATATGACATTAATTCAATTTGGGTTCTTCACCAGTGAAAAACCCACTTATCTATTCGGCAATCTTGATAAAGGCGCTAATTGGTTTATTCAATTTTTCGGCACACACAATTTTATATCCCTATTTTCTTTTCTATTTGGGCTTAGCATTATTTTGTTACAAAAAAGTATTATCGCAAAAGGAAAAAAATTCTTCCCTACATACATAAGACGTATTATCATTCTTTTACTACTTGGCTACATTCACGGCACTTTTGTTTGGGAGGGAGATATTTTATTTGCATACGGAGTTATCGGGATTTTCTTAATGATGTTCATCAATCGAAAACCGAAAACTTTGCTCATTTGGGCGATTATTCTACTCGCACTTATTACACTTATGTCCTATCAAACTGATCCATCTACAAATATAAATGATTTCGCACCTTATACTGAAAAAGAACATAAAGTCCATCAAACCGGAGGCTATATGGATCACGTCAACTTTAGATTGACTGAAAATCCTTTTGATTACATGGGAATTGACGGTGCATTCGGATTATTTTTCATATCAGTTTTCGCAATAATTTTTATGTCTCCACTGTTCCTACTCGGAATGTATGTAGGGAAAAAAGGCTGGCTATTTGAGGTCAATAAACATATACCTGCTGTCAAAAAAATATGGTTTGCCACCGGTCTCTTCTCTTTTACAATTAAAATCTTAGCTATGTTCGTAAAGCATCCGATTTTAATTATGTTACAAGATGGCCTTACACCAGTAACTATGACCTTCTTTTACGGAAGTACGATTATTTTATTATTCCATTACAAAAAAGCATCTCGTCTACTAACATACATGGCGAACATGGGAAAAATGTCCGTTAGTAATTACTTAGCACAATCTATTATTGCAACAACTATTTTTTACGCATATGGATTTGGCCTATACGGTAAAATCGGTTATTTCTTCGGTATTCTTTTAACCATCGGAATTTATACGATTCAATTATTCGTTAGCACCTATTGGCTCCAGAAATACCGGATGGGTCCAGTGGAATATGTGTGGAGACTGGGAACTTATTTAGAGAAACCACGTTTTAAAAGAGATTTGGATAAAGCAAGTTAA
- a CDS encoding NupC/NupG family nucleoside CNT transporter, with product MKFVMFLVGLLVVFVLGFLISADRKKIKYKPIAIMLIIQLVLSYFLLNTQVGYILVKGISDGFGALLGYAEAGIVFVFGGLVNKGEVSFFLTALLPIVFFAVLIGILQHFKILPIFIRAIGTLLSKVNGLGKLESYNAVAAAIVGQAEVFITVKDQLSKIPKHRLYTLCASSMSTVSMSIVGSYMKMIEPKYVVTALVLNLFSGFIIIHIINPYDITEEEDTLKLENKKKQSFFEMLSEYIMLGFTIAITVAAMLLGFVALITAINSLFDSMFGITFQAILGYIFSPLAFVMGIPQAEMVTAGQIMATKLVSNEFVAMLDLGKVAGDLSARTVGILSVFLVSFANFSSIGIIAGATKSIDGKQANVVSSFGLKLVYGATLVSILSAIIVGVML from the coding sequence ATGAAGTTTGTTATGTTCCTTGTAGGATTACTCGTTGTATTTGTACTCGGTTTTCTTATAAGTGCCGATCGAAAGAAGATTAAGTATAAACCAATCGCAATTATGCTTATTATTCAGCTAGTATTATCTTATTTCTTATTAAATACGCAAGTTGGTTATATTTTAGTAAAAGGAATTTCAGATGGATTTGGCGCACTTCTTGGATATGCGGAAGCTGGAATCGTTTTCGTATTTGGTGGTCTTGTTAATAAAGGAGAGGTTTCATTCTTCTTAACAGCGCTATTACCAATCGTATTCTTTGCGGTTTTAATCGGAATTCTGCAACACTTTAAAATTTTACCAATATTTATTCGTGCTATTGGTACGTTGTTAAGTAAAGTAAATGGTCTAGGAAAACTAGAATCATATAACGCAGTAGCAGCTGCCATTGTTGGACAAGCAGAAGTATTTATTACAGTAAAAGATCAATTAAGTAAAATCCCAAAACATCGTTTATATACATTATGTGCATCTTCTATGTCGACAGTATCGATGTCAATTGTTGGTTCTTATATGAAAATGATTGAACCAAAATATGTAGTAACAGCACTTGTATTAAATTTATTTAGTGGTTTCATTATCATTCATATTATTAACCCGTACGATATTACAGAAGAAGAAGATACACTGAAATTAGAAAATAAGAAGAAACAATCATTCTTTGAAATGCTAAGCGAATATATTATGCTTGGTTTCACAATCGCGATCACAGTAGCGGCAATGTTACTTGGTTTCGTAGCATTAATTACAGCAATCAATAGCTTGTTTGATTCAATGTTCGGTATTACATTCCAAGCTATTTTAGGATATATTTTCTCACCATTAGCATTCGTAATGGGCATCCCGCAAGCAGAAATGGTAACAGCGGGACAAATTATGGCAACAAAATTAGTATCAAACGAGTTTGTTGCGATGCTTGATCTTGGAAAAGTAGCTGGTGATTTATCGGCTCGTACAGTTGGTATTCTTTCTGTATTCCTTGTATCATTTGCGAACTTCTCATCTATCGGAATTATCGCAGGTGCAACGAAGAGTATCGATGGCAAACAAGCAAACGTTGTATCATCATTCGGTTTAAAACTTGTATACGGTGCAACGTTAGTAAGTATATTATCAGCGATTATCGTTGGGGTTATGCTTTAA
- a CDS encoding alanine/glycine:cation symporter family protein has product MDFLARVIGDVNNILWSYVIIAMLIGLGLYFSFRVKFVQVRYFGEMIRLLGDGASSKTRKAQKEKSGVSSFQAFCMSTASRVGTGNLAGVAIAISAGGPGAVFWMWLIAVIGGASAFVESTLAQIYKVKDGNAFRGGPAYYMEKGLKKRWLGVVFSVLITVSFGLIFNAVQSNTVAAAFDGAFKTDSRLVGLVMAGLLAVIIFGGVKRIARAVEMIVPVMAIIYVAVALFVVVTNITAIPYVFKEIFLHAFGIKEVVGGGLGAAILLGVKRGLFSNEAGMGSAPNAAATANVTHPVKQGFIQTLGVFTDTLLICSCTAFIILLSDVHNAADLNGIQLTQQALSQHIGPWASIFVAVAIFLFAFSSLVGNYYYGETNIEFLNGSKVLLNAYRIAVLGMVMLGSVATIQIVWDLADLFMGIMAVINLVAIVFLSKYAFAALSDYIKQKKQGKDPVFYAESIPGLNNTECWDKPEVADKEKAV; this is encoded by the coding sequence ATGGATTTTTTAGCTAGGGTAATTGGGGATGTAAATAATATCCTTTGGTCATATGTCATTATTGCGATGTTAATTGGGTTAGGGCTCTATTTTTCATTTCGTGTGAAATTTGTCCAAGTTCGTTACTTCGGTGAAATGATTCGTTTGCTTGGGGATGGAGCAAGCTCGAAAACGAGAAAAGCGCAAAAAGAGAAGAGCGGCGTATCATCATTTCAAGCGTTTTGTATGAGTACAGCTTCTCGTGTAGGTACTGGTAACTTAGCTGGTGTAGCTATTGCAATCTCAGCAGGTGGTCCAGGAGCAGTATTTTGGATGTGGTTAATCGCGGTAATTGGGGGTGCTTCTGCATTTGTAGAGAGCACATTAGCGCAAATTTATAAAGTAAAAGATGGGAATGCATTCCGTGGGGGCCCAGCGTATTATATGGAAAAGGGTTTAAAGAAACGCTGGTTAGGTGTTGTGTTCTCTGTTCTAATAACAGTAAGTTTCGGATTGATTTTTAACGCTGTACAGTCTAATACTGTAGCGGCTGCCTTTGATGGGGCGTTCAAAACAGATAGTAGATTAGTAGGTCTTGTTATGGCTGGTTTACTTGCAGTTATTATTTTCGGCGGAGTAAAACGAATTGCTCGCGCGGTTGAAATGATTGTTCCAGTAATGGCAATTATTTATGTAGCAGTGGCATTATTCGTTGTTGTAACAAACATTACGGCAATTCCATATGTATTTAAAGAAATTTTCTTACATGCTTTCGGAATTAAAGAAGTAGTAGGTGGAGGATTAGGAGCTGCGATTTTATTAGGGGTAAAACGTGGATTATTCTCAAATGAAGCAGGTATGGGTAGTGCGCCGAACGCAGCAGCGACTGCAAACGTAACGCACCCAGTTAAACAAGGTTTCATTCAAACTTTAGGGGTATTTACAGATACATTATTAATTTGTAGTTGTACAGCATTTATTATTCTTTTATCAGATGTGCATAATGCAGCTGATTTAAATGGAATTCAATTAACGCAGCAGGCGTTAAGTCAACATATCGGTCCATGGGCTTCTATATTTGTAGCAGTTGCAATCTTCTTGTTTGCATTCAGTTCATTAGTAGGTAACTACTACTATGGTGAAACGAATATTGAGTTCTTAAATGGAAGTAAAGTGCTATTAAATGCATACCGCATTGCTGTACTTGGTATGGTTATGCTAGGGTCCGTGGCGACAATTCAAATCGTTTGGGATTTAGCAGATTTATTTATGGGAATTATGGCTGTTATTAACTTAGTAGCAATTGTATTCCTTTCTAAGTACGCTTTCGCAGCGTTATCAGATTATATTAAGCAAAAGAAACAAGGGAAAGATCCAGTCTTTTATGCGGAGTCTATTCCAGGTTTGAACAATACAGAGTGTTGGGATAAGCCAGAGGTAGCTGATAAAGAAAAAGCAGTATAA